Proteins co-encoded in one Sebastes umbrosus isolate fSebUmb1 chromosome 20, fSebUmb1.pri, whole genome shotgun sequence genomic window:
- the rab3gap1 gene encoding LOW QUALITY PROTEIN: rab3 GTPase-activating protein catalytic subunit (The sequence of the model RefSeq protein was modified relative to this genomic sequence to represent the inferred CDS: inserted 6 bases in 4 codons; deleted 15 bases in 13 codons; substituted 2 bases at 2 genomic stop codons), whose product MAADSDPESDVFEINDFTTASEWERFVSKVEEVLNDWKLIGSSAGHVTPEKGEYTSGNWGEKSQDINFADFKFYITHYFLKQECEKDNGTDKLEEDAFPMAMQDLLCMNNDFPPRAHCLVRWYGIREFVVITPGTNCEAIISESKCNLLLSSISISLANSGCQVPMFVQIQQKWRRVYAGECQGPGVRTDFEMVHLRKVPSQYNHLSGLLDIFKSKIGCTLSPLPPXNIAIRFTYILQDWQQHSWTQQPPDFDTLLGGEVGGVECGKLPFGACEEPISKGFLHLAATWPHLTEGIVVDNDVYIDLDPLQAPHWSVRVRTAENPQCLLGDFLTEFYKLCCRKESAEEVMGRGLTEEEGKENSDISSALSKLTEPAATVPISKLSVSSMVHSARKHIRRHRRIDESPLNTDILNSVLQYLFPDAAVEKSSESSKNKPAQSSSCGKAEPNKNSDDNLFLQLKSAPSDSLTYRLALCACLVNYNHGGLRAVAHLWQEFVLELRYRWENTYLIYGLAGGPPDLRCCLLHQKLQMLNCCIERKRARDEARKVLGGRQRERARCPGGCQNGRPVPESASTXSAREVSPGKSWDYRGVTSEDEFFECLEXTRGRIRGSACRGRKRMAVKVKQRVRLRHVPVTTDLYLTPLQRPLYIPVTQVKHSAWXPAPMTEDLLEEQSEVLAKLGTSAEGTHLRARMQGACLLSDMESFKAANPGCVLRXFVRWYSPRDYVEEEVVDEKGDTVVKGELSARMKIPGNMWVEAWETARVTPARRQRRLFDDTKEAEKVLHYYGTCRKPADLTRHLLSCVLHAAILKLKEEESVEDXPSVRKNIQQATSQAAQAAGTPSQPDDKKLEDFINQLMAMETVITRARSLKAKFAICEGGKGEDTEELEKFVSSLLEEPEVGVIGAGQGPAGSIIHRLFVNSQRLADFTSDEAALLAPLDEDFGRERKPTGGSNKVPDFPSPAGREILLRTCVPRPAPYSKALPQRLFCVLMREEFRLAGAFSSDTSFF is encoded by the exons ATGGCCGCCGACAGTGAT CCCGAGTCTGACGTGTTCGAGATCAACGACTTCACCACCGCCTCAGAGTGGGAACG GTTTGTGTCCAAAGTGGAGGAAGTGCTGAATGACTGGAAGCTGATTGGGTCCTCTGCAGGACATGTGACCCCAGAGAAG GGTGAATACACCAGTGGCAACTGGGGCGAGAAGTCTCAGGATATTAATTTTGCTGACTTTAAGTTCTACATAACTCATTACTTCCTGAAACAAGAATGTGAGAAGGACAATGGGACGGACAAGCTGGAAGAAG ATGCCTTCCCCATGGCAATGCAGGACCTTCTGTGTATGAATAATGACTTCCCTCCTCGAGCCCACTGCCTGGTCAGATG GTATGGTATACGAGAGTTTGTGGTCATCACCCCTGGAACCAACTGCGAGGCCATCATCAGCGAGTCCAAATGCAATCTGCTTCTCAGCTCCATCTCCATTTCTCTGGCCAACAGTGGCTG CCAGGTGCCCATGTTTGTGCAGATCCAGCAGAAGTGGAGGCGGGTGTATGCTGGAGAGTGCCAGGGACCAGGTGTGCGCACTGACTTTGAGATGGTCCACCTCCGCAAGGTGCCGAGCCAGTATAACCACCTGTCTGGCCTGCTTGACATCTTCAAGTCTAAGATA GGATGTACTCTGTCCCCTCTACCTC TCAACATCGCCATCCGTTTTACCTACATACTCCAGGACTGGCAGCAGCATTCGTGGACC CAGCAGCCTCCAG ACTTTGACACACTCCTTGGAGGTGAGGTGGGAGGGGTT GAGTGTGGGAAGCTTCCATTTGGAGCCTGTGAGGAGCCAATCAGTAAAGGCTTT CTTCATCTTGCAGCCACTTGGCCTCATCTGACGGAGGGCATAGTTGTGGATAATGATGTCTACAT TGACCTTGACCCTCTCCAAGCTCCCCACTGGTCAGTCCGAGTCAGGACGGCCGAAAACCCTCAGTGTTTACTG GGTGACTTTCTGACAGAGTTCTATAAGCTCTGCTGTAGGAAGGAGTCTGCAGAAGAGGTTATGGGAAGAGGA TTGACTGAAGAGGAGGGCAAAG AAAATAGTGACATCAGCTCTGCTTTATCAAAGCTGACAGAA CCAGCAGCTACAGTGCCCATCTCCAAGCTGTCTGTCTCCAGTATGGTGCACAGCGCCCGAAAGCACATCCGCCGCCACAGACGCATCGATGAGTCACCACTCAACACTGATATA CTCAATTCTGTTCTTCAG TATCTCTTCCCAGATGCTGCTGTGGAGAAGTCATCAGAGAGCAGCAAGAATAAACCTGCACAGTCAAGCAGCTGTGGGAAAGCCGAGCCCAATAAAAACTCTGACGAT AACCTTTTCCTCCAGCTGAAGTCAGCACCCAGTGACAGT CTGACGTACCGGCTGGCACTGTGTGCGTGTCTGGTCAACTACAACCACGGCGGGCTGCGTGCCGTCGCCCACCTCTGGCAGGAGTTTGTCCTGGAGTTGCGCTACCGCTGGGAAAACACCTAC CTCATCTACGG ACTGGCGGGGGGACCTCCTGATCTTCGCTGTTGTCTTTTGCATCAGAAGCTCCAG ATGCTGAACTGCTGCATTGAGAGGAAGAGGGCCCGAGATGAAGCTCGCAAGGTGCTGGGAGggaggcaaagagagaga gcaAGGTGTCCCGGCGGCTGCCAGAACGGCCGCCCCGTACCAGAATCTGCATCAAC CTCAGCGAGGGAGGTGTCTCCGGGGAAATCCTGGGACTATCGTGGAGTGACAAGCGAGGATGAGTTCTTTGAGTGCCTTGAGTGAACCAGGGGGAGAATTAGAGGCTCCGCATGCCGAGGCAGAAAAAGGATGGCAGTAAAAGTAAAGCAGAGGGTCCGACTGCGTCATGTCCCTGTAACAACTGACCTCTACCTCACACCTCTACAGAGACCTCTCTACATCCCCGTCACACAGGTCAAGCATAGCGCCTGGT GACCTGCTCCCATGACAGAGGATCTGTTAGAGGAGCAGTCAGAAGTACTGGCC AAACTGGGCACATCAGCTGAAGGTACCCACCTCCGTGCCCGGATGCAG GGtgcctgtctgctctctgacatGGAGTCCTTTAAG GCTGCCAACCCGGGCTGTGTCCTGAG CTTTGTGCGCTGGTACTCGCCTAGA GATtacgtggaggaggaggtggtcgACGAAAAGGGCGACACAGTGGTGAAAGGAGAGCTTAGTGCCAGGATGAAGATCCCAGGCAACATGTGGGTGGAGGCTTGGGAGACGGCCCGGGTCACACCTGCACGCCGCCAGAGAAGACTTTTTGACGACACGAAGGAGGCTGAAAAG GTTCTGCATTATTATGGCACA TGCAGAAAACCTGCAGACCTGACCCGCCATCTCCTG TCCTGCGTCCTCCACGCTGCTATTCTAAAGTTGAAGGAGGAAG AGTCAGTAGAAG TTCCATCAGTCAGAAAAAACATTCAGCAGGCGACAAGTCAAGCCGCACAAGCTGCTGGCACACCCTCACAACCAGACGACAAGAAGCTAGAG gatttcattaACCAGTTGATGGCCATGGAGACGGTCATCACCCGAGCTCGCTCGCTCAAGGCCAAGTTTGCCATTTGTGAGGGCGGGAAGGGGGAGGACACAGAAGAGCTGGAGAA GTTTGTGAGCTCCCTGCTGGAAGAACCAGAGGTGGGGGTGATTGGAGCTGGCCAGGGGCCGGCGGGCAGCATCATCCACCGGCTGTTTGTCAACTCTCAGAGG CTGGCTGACTTCACCAGTGACGAG